One window of the Synechococcus sp. CC9311 genome contains the following:
- a CDS encoding glutathione peroxidase: MAPNISNVSVNTPDGANKTLGSYSGKVLLIVNVASRCGFTRQYSGLQALQDSYAAQGLQVLGFPCNDFGGQEPGSLEEIKSFCSTTYNASFELFDKVHATGSTTEPYTTLNKTEPAGDVAWNFEKFLVGKDGTVIARFKSGVEPDSDELKTAIESALNA; this comes from the coding sequence ATGGCTCCCAACATCAGCAACGTGTCCGTCAACACCCCCGACGGCGCCAACAAAACACTCGGTTCTTACTCCGGCAAGGTGCTTTTAATCGTGAACGTGGCTAGCCGCTGCGGATTTACTCGCCAGTACAGCGGTCTGCAAGCGTTGCAAGACAGCTACGCCGCTCAAGGGCTTCAGGTGTTGGGATTCCCCTGCAACGACTTTGGCGGTCAAGAGCCCGGGTCTTTAGAGGAGATCAAAAGCTTCTGCTCCACCACTTACAACGCCAGCTTTGAGCTGTTCGACAAAGTGCATGCCACTGGAAGCACCACTGAGCCCTACACCACCCTCAACAAAACAGAGCCTGCGGGCGATGTGGCTTGGAACTTTGAGAAGTTCCTCGTAGGCAAAGACGGCACGGTCATCGCAAGATTTAAAAGCGGAGTTGAGCCCGATTCAGATGAGCTGAAGACTGCGATTGAATCCGCCCTTAACGCCTAA
- the miaA gene encoding tRNA (adenosine(37)-N6)-dimethylallyltransferase MiaA — translation MNQINSEFGPDAGAKAPLVVALVGPTASGKTALALELAEHFQLEILNIDSRQLYREMDIGTAKPTAEQQQRVTHHLLDLRSPDQPITLQEFQQEATAAVSQVLKERGVAFLAGGSGLYLKALTQGLQPPAVPPQAELRRQLSSLGQANCHQLLQQADPQAAAKIAPADAVRTQRALEVLYSSGKPMSAQQSTNPPPWRVLELGLNPMELRSRIAQRTLQIYQEGLLEETRQLSQRYGPDLPMLQTIGYGEALEVLQGGLSEAQAIATTTRRTQQFAKRQRTWFRRQHSPHWLTGQDALSEAIRLIEAGLG, via the coding sequence ATGAATCAGATCAACTCTGAATTTGGCCCCGATGCCGGTGCAAAGGCACCCCTCGTTGTGGCGCTCGTTGGGCCAACGGCGAGCGGCAAAACCGCGCTCGCGCTTGAGCTTGCTGAGCACTTCCAACTGGAGATCCTCAACATCGATTCTCGCCAGCTTTACCGAGAGATGGATATCGGCACGGCCAAACCCACAGCCGAGCAACAACAGCGCGTCACCCATCACCTCCTCGACCTGCGCTCCCCTGATCAACCGATCACGCTTCAGGAATTTCAGCAAGAAGCCACTGCGGCCGTGAGCCAGGTTCTCAAAGAGCGAGGCGTTGCTTTTTTAGCTGGAGGCAGCGGCTTGTACCTCAAGGCTCTCACCCAAGGACTGCAGCCTCCAGCCGTGCCTCCTCAAGCCGAGCTTCGCCGCCAGCTGAGCTCACTCGGTCAAGCGAACTGCCACCAGCTCCTCCAACAGGCCGATCCCCAAGCAGCCGCCAAGATCGCCCCTGCCGATGCGGTTCGCACCCAACGTGCTCTGGAGGTGCTGTACTCCAGCGGCAAACCGATGAGCGCGCAACAGTCGACCAATCCCCCGCCCTGGCGCGTACTGGAGCTCGGACTCAATCCCATGGAGCTGCGCTCACGCATCGCCCAACGGACTCTCCAGATTTATCAGGAAGGCTTGCTTGAAGAAACGCGGCAGCTGAGCCAGCGCTATGGGCCTGACCTCCCCATGCTGCAAACGATCGGCTACGGCGAAGCACTAGAGGTGCTGCAAGGAGGCCTAAGCGAAGCTCAGGCTATCGCTACCACCACCCGCCGCACCCAGCAGTTTGCCAAGCGTCAACGCACCTGGTTCCGCCGCCAACACAGTCCCCACTGGCTCACAGGTCAGGATGCCCTCAGCGAAGCGATACGTCTGATCGAAGCGGGTCTAGGCTGA
- a CDS encoding CrcB family protein, translating to MVGIGAIPGAWLRLRIVNHFEPMVPLKHWGTFAVNLVAAFALGLVLGLQVNDPCSTSKAVSALTLLVAVGFFGSLSTFSTFAVELLNTLKQRNWRESLLLGVGSILGGLIAAGLGYGLGLAEGIA from the coding sequence ATGGTGGGGATTGGTGCCATTCCTGGCGCGTGGCTTCGGCTGCGAATTGTCAATCACTTTGAGCCGATGGTTCCCCTCAAGCACTGGGGAACGTTTGCAGTCAATCTCGTAGCAGCCTTTGCCCTAGGTCTAGTGCTGGGACTGCAGGTGAATGATCCCTGTTCAACGTCTAAAGCTGTTTCGGCGCTGACTTTGTTGGTGGCAGTGGGCTTTTTCGGCAGCCTCAGTACGTTTTCCACCTTTGCCGTTGAGTTGCTCAACACCCTGAAGCAGAGAAATTGGCGTGAATCGCTGCTCCTCGGCGTGGGCTCGATCCTGGGTGGCTTGATTGCGGCTGGTCTTGGCTATGGCCTTGGATTGGCCGAGGGGATCGCCTGA
- the infC gene encoding translation initiation factor IF-3 produces MPPRPRFDRRAPVRELPNINDRINYPQLRVVDADGEQLGVIDREQALEVARERELDLVLVSEKADPPVCRIMDYGKFKFEQEKKAKEAKKKSHQTEVKEVKMRYKIDQHDYDVRIGQAQRFLKAGDKVKCTVIFRGREIQHTALAEVLLRRMAKDLEEPAEVQQPPKREGRNMIMFLTPRKAPLVKKDKDEEVVNKAVRTIPSPARRINTQD; encoded by the coding sequence ATGCCTCCACGTCCTCGCTTTGATCGTCGCGCCCCCGTCCGGGAGCTCCCCAACATCAATGACCGCATCAATTACCCACAGCTAAGGGTTGTTGACGCAGACGGAGAACAACTCGGGGTGATCGACCGGGAACAAGCATTAGAAGTTGCGCGCGAACGCGAACTCGATCTCGTGCTGGTGAGCGAGAAAGCCGATCCTCCGGTTTGCCGGATCATGGACTACGGCAAATTCAAATTCGAGCAAGAAAAGAAGGCCAAAGAAGCGAAGAAAAAGTCGCATCAGACCGAAGTCAAAGAGGTCAAGATGCGTTACAAAATTGACCAGCACGATTACGACGTCCGGATCGGGCAAGCCCAGCGCTTTCTGAAAGCCGGCGACAAAGTGAAATGCACGGTGATTTTCCGAGGCCGGGAAATTCAGCACACTGCTTTGGCTGAGGTGTTGCTGCGACGGATGGCCAAAGACCTGGAAGAGCCAGCCGAGGTGCAACAGCCCCCGAAGCGCGAGGGCCGCAACATGATCATGTTTCTCACACCCCGCAAAGCACCTCTGGTGAAGAAAGACAAGGACGAAGAAGTAGTGAACAAAGCGGTGCGCACGATTCCTTCACCAGCACGCCGGATCAACACTCAAGACTGA
- a CDS encoding CrcB family protein → MPQSSSSVTGQLSLRQDLNELALVALGAVPGAVMRWQIASHFHDKDLIVNVLGAFILGWLVGLPLRPKRQLLIGIGFCGSLTTFSSWMVHCVTFIAQGDWLSALGLIGLTLGLGLGAAALGVLVGRSLVRR, encoded by the coding sequence ATGCCTCAATCTTCTTCCTCTGTGACCGGACAGCTCAGCCTTCGGCAAGACCTGAACGAATTGGCTCTAGTGGCGCTTGGTGCTGTTCCTGGTGCTGTGATGCGCTGGCAAATTGCGTCTCACTTCCATGACAAAGACCTGATTGTGAACGTGCTCGGAGCGTTCATTTTGGGTTGGTTGGTCGGGCTTCCTCTAAGACCGAAGCGTCAGTTGTTGATCGGGATTGGTTTCTGCGGTTCGCTTACCACGTTCAGTAGCTGGATGGTGCATTGCGTGACCTTCATCGCCCAAGGTGACTGGCTTTCTGCCCTGGGGTTGATTGGCCTCACCCTGGGGCTGGGGCTTGGTGCCGCAGCCCTGGGAGTCTTAGTCGGCCGGAGTTTGGTTAGGCGTTAA
- the gyrB gene encoding DNA topoisomerase (ATP-hydrolyzing) subunit B codes for MSEAAKVQAAYGAEQIQVLEGLEPVRKRPGMYIGTTGPRGLHHLVYEVVDNAVDEALAGHCNEITVVLGEDGSAFVSDNGRGIPTDVHPRTGKSALETVLTVLHAGGKFGAGGYKVSGGLHGVGVSVVNALSEWVEVTVRRQGQVHRQRFERGAAIGSLASEPQPAEEKGLTGTSVCFKPDHQIFTVGIEFDYSTLSARLRELAYLNGGVRIVFRDERQAARDQEGKPREELYFYEGGIKEYVAYMNAEKDPLHPEIIYVNSEKDGVSVEAALQWCVDAYSDSILGFANNIRTVDGGTHIEGLKTVLTRTLNTFAKKRGKRKEADSNLAGENIREGLTAVLSVKVPEPEFEGQTKTKLGNTEVRGIVDNLVGESLSQYLEFNPGVIDMILEKAIQAFNAAEAARRARELVRRKSVLESSTLPGKLADCSSRDPSESEIYIVEGDSAGGSAKQGRDRRFQAILPLRGKILNIEKTDDAKIYKNTEIQALITALGLGIKGEDFDVKNLRYHRVVIMTDADVDGAHIRTLILTFFYRYQKELVEGGYIYIACPPLYKVERGKNHTYCYNEQQLQKTLAGFGEKANYNIQRFKGLGEMMPKQLWETTMDPSTRMMKRVEVQDALEADRIFTILMGDKVAPRREFIETHSADLDMASLDI; via the coding sequence ATGAGCGAAGCCGCAAAAGTTCAAGCCGCCTACGGCGCTGAACAGATTCAGGTTCTTGAAGGCCTGGAGCCGGTGCGTAAGCGCCCGGGCATGTACATCGGCACCACTGGTCCCCGTGGGCTCCACCACCTGGTGTACGAGGTGGTGGACAATGCCGTGGATGAGGCCCTAGCAGGGCATTGCAACGAAATCACGGTTGTTCTCGGGGAAGACGGCTCAGCGTTTGTGAGTGACAACGGCCGCGGAATCCCAACGGACGTTCACCCCCGCACGGGCAAAAGCGCTCTGGAAACCGTGCTCACGGTGTTGCATGCCGGCGGCAAGTTTGGAGCCGGTGGCTACAAGGTTTCGGGTGGTTTGCACGGCGTTGGCGTTTCTGTCGTGAATGCCCTGAGCGAGTGGGTTGAAGTCACCGTGCGCCGTCAAGGCCAGGTGCATCGCCAGCGCTTTGAGCGCGGTGCCGCTATCGGCAGCCTTGCTTCAGAGCCTCAGCCAGCTGAAGAAAAAGGGCTTACAGGCACGAGCGTTTGCTTCAAGCCTGATCACCAAATTTTCACGGTTGGAATTGAGTTTGATTACTCCACGCTGTCGGCCCGTTTGCGTGAGCTGGCTTATCTAAATGGTGGTGTGCGCATCGTGTTCCGCGATGAGCGACAGGCTGCACGAGATCAAGAGGGCAAGCCTCGTGAGGAGCTCTATTTCTACGAAGGTGGAATCAAGGAATACGTTGCCTATATGAATGCGGAGAAAGATCCTCTGCATCCAGAAATCATTTATGTCAATTCCGAAAAAGATGGTGTGTCTGTGGAGGCGGCATTGCAGTGGTGCGTTGATGCTTATTCCGACAGCATTCTTGGCTTCGCTAACAACATCCGTACGGTGGATGGTGGTACTCATATTGAAGGCTTAAAAACCGTTCTTACTCGTACCCTTAATACGTTTGCGAAGAAGCGAGGTAAGCGTAAAGAGGCTGATTCGAATTTGGCTGGCGAAAACATTCGCGAAGGCCTCACTGCTGTGCTTTCGGTAAAAGTCCCCGAGCCTGAATTTGAAGGTCAGACCAAAACGAAGCTTGGTAATACCGAGGTTCGGGGCATCGTTGACAACTTGGTTGGAGAGTCGCTGAGTCAGTACTTGGAATTCAATCCAGGGGTGATCGATATGATCCTCGAGAAGGCAATCCAGGCTTTCAACGCGGCGGAAGCGGCTCGCCGGGCGCGTGAGTTGGTGCGCCGTAAAAGCGTGCTGGAAAGTTCAACGCTGCCGGGCAAGTTGGCCGACTGCAGTTCCAGAGATCCTTCTGAATCTGAGATTTACATCGTGGAGGGAGACTCTGCTGGAGGCTCCGCCAAGCAAGGGCGCGATCGTCGTTTTCAGGCGATTCTTCCTTTGCGCGGAAAAATTCTCAATATCGAGAAAACTGATGACGCCAAGATTTATAAAAATACTGAAATTCAAGCGCTGATTACTGCGCTTGGCTTGGGGATTAAAGGTGAAGATTTTGATGTCAAAAATCTTCGTTATCATCGGGTTGTAATCATGACTGATGCGGATGTGGATGGAGCACACATTCGAACCCTCATTCTCACTTTTTTCTATCGCTATCAAAAAGAATTGGTTGAAGGTGGGTATATCTACATTGCCTGTCCGCCGCTCTACAAAGTTGAGCGAGGAAAGAACCATACCTATTGCTACAACGAGCAGCAATTGCAGAAAACCCTGGCTGGATTTGGTGAGAAAGCCAATTACAACATTCAGAGATTTAAGGGTCTCGGTGAAATGATGCCGAAGCAGTTGTGGGAAACCACGATGGATCCCTCCACGCGCATGATGAAACGGGTGGAAGTGCAAGATGCGCTGGAGGCCGATCGAATCTTCACGATCCTGATGGGCGACAAAGTGGCGCCGCGCCGGGAATTTATCGAAACCCATAGCGCGGACTTGGATATGGCGTCACTCGACATCTGA
- the mgtE gene encoding magnesium transporter: protein MEEAHGRSGVSVTNDLVAEVVTQQLESMLSVGNYDGVKLLLAPVQPVDVAEAVGCLPRTLQALAFRLLGKDEAIEVYEYLEPAIQQSLLERLRSSEVLELVEEMSPDDRVRLLDELPAKVVRRLLVELSPAERRVTAQLLGYAPETAGRLMTTEYIDLKEFHSAAQALTIVRRRATETETIYSLYVTDGQRHLTGILSLRDLVTADPTDCIGDVMTREVVSVGTDTDQEEVARAIQRYDFLAVPVVDRERRLVGIVTVDDVIDVIEQEATRDLYAAGAVEAGDEDDYFQSNLFTVARRRVLWLAVLVIANIFTTQVIAMNDAVLREVVMLAAFIPLLIGTGGNVGAQSSTVVIRGLSTQRIQPLGPLRAVVREALAGALLGLLMLFVVVPFAWWRGDGPLVGMAVGISLLAITTLAATAGAALPLLFSRMGLDPALMSAPFITTATDVAGVFIYLKTAEWLLLHAPQLLEATSISTHLLAALAF, encoded by the coding sequence ATGGAAGAAGCCCACGGCCGCAGCGGTGTGAGCGTGACGAATGATTTGGTGGCTGAGGTTGTCACTCAGCAACTGGAATCGATGTTGTCTGTTGGCAATTACGACGGTGTCAAGTTGCTCTTGGCTCCGGTTCAGCCCGTGGATGTGGCGGAAGCGGTGGGCTGCCTTCCGCGAACGCTGCAGGCACTCGCCTTTCGCTTGCTCGGGAAGGACGAAGCGATTGAGGTGTACGAATACCTAGAGCCAGCCATTCAGCAAAGCTTGTTGGAACGGCTGCGCTCCAGTGAGGTTCTGGAGCTTGTGGAAGAGATGTCCCCGGATGACCGGGTGCGCCTGCTTGATGAGTTGCCGGCCAAAGTGGTGCGCCGTCTTTTGGTGGAGCTCAGTCCTGCCGAGCGGCGTGTGACCGCCCAATTACTTGGCTATGCCCCCGAAACGGCTGGCCGCTTGATGACAACGGAATACATCGATCTCAAGGAATTTCATAGTGCTGCTCAAGCTCTCACCATCGTTCGCCGCCGTGCGACAGAAACGGAAACGATTTATAGCCTCTACGTAACCGATGGGCAGCGCCATCTCACCGGCATCTTGTCATTGCGTGATTTGGTCACTGCCGACCCCACCGATTGCATCGGTGATGTGATGACGCGAGAGGTTGTGAGCGTTGGCACCGATACCGATCAGGAGGAGGTGGCCCGTGCGATTCAGCGCTATGACTTCCTGGCTGTGCCTGTTGTGGACCGGGAACGTCGTCTTGTCGGGATCGTCACGGTGGATGACGTGATCGATGTGATCGAGCAGGAGGCCACCCGTGACCTCTATGCCGCTGGTGCGGTGGAGGCTGGTGATGAGGATGACTACTTTCAGAGCAATTTGTTCACGGTGGCGCGGCGCCGCGTGTTGTGGCTCGCGGTGTTGGTGATTGCAAATATCTTCACAACCCAGGTGATCGCGATGAACGATGCAGTGCTGCGTGAGGTTGTGATGCTCGCGGCATTCATTCCTTTATTGATTGGGACTGGTGGGAATGTGGGTGCCCAGAGTTCCACTGTGGTGATTCGTGGATTGAGCACGCAGCGCATTCAACCGTTGGGCCCCTTGCGTGCTGTCGTCAGAGAGGCGCTAGCCGGGGCCCTACTTGGTCTGCTGATGCTTTTTGTCGTGGTGCCATTCGCTTGGTGGCGTGGCGACGGCCCCCTTGTCGGGATGGCGGTCGGGATCAGTTTGCTTGCAATTACCACCCTGGCCGCCACGGCTGGTGCTGCCTTGCCGTTGCTGTTTAGCCGTATGGGCCTAGATCCAGCGTTGATGTCCGCTCCTTTCATCACCACTGCCACAGATGTGGCGGGCGTGTTCATCTACCTGAAAACAGCGGAGTGGTTGCTGCTGCATGCGCCCCAGTTGCTCGAAGCCACGAGTATTTCTACTCATTTACTCGCTGCGCTTGCTTTCTGA
- a CDS encoding alpha/beta fold hydrolase, which translates to MNTPLAPIQMLWTWKSHQIGWSLVGDRTAPTAVLLIHGFGANTNHWRFNQPVLGKQVPTYAIDLLGFGRSDQPQARLNDEPATAKTVQYCFDLWAQQVADFCHNVIDRPVVLVGNSIGGVVALRAAQLLGEEHCKEVVLIDCAQRLMDDKQLATQPVWMAWIRPLLKTLVSQRWLSTTLFRNAARPALIRSVLKQAYPSGSNVDDELVSLLLRPSQRHGASEAFRGFINLFNDHLAPDLLKNLSIPVHMIWGEADPWEPVKEAKEWKEKYECIQSLLVIPHAGHCPHDESPKPVNKQLLLIVNQQAT; encoded by the coding sequence ATGAACACTCCTTTGGCTCCGATTCAGATGCTTTGGACCTGGAAGTCTCATCAAATTGGCTGGTCATTGGTGGGAGATCGAACGGCACCAACAGCCGTGCTCCTGATCCATGGCTTTGGAGCCAATACAAATCATTGGCGCTTCAACCAACCAGTCCTCGGCAAGCAAGTTCCCACCTATGCCATCGATCTACTGGGTTTCGGCAGGAGTGATCAGCCACAGGCACGGCTGAACGATGAACCCGCTACTGCAAAAACAGTTCAATACTGTTTTGATCTATGGGCCCAACAGGTCGCAGATTTTTGTCACAACGTGATCGATCGCCCCGTGGTTCTCGTTGGCAATTCAATCGGTGGTGTTGTAGCGCTAAGAGCTGCTCAACTTCTTGGAGAGGAACACTGCAAAGAAGTGGTGTTAATCGACTGCGCTCAGCGACTGATGGATGACAAACAGTTAGCGACACAACCGGTCTGGATGGCCTGGATTCGCCCCCTCCTTAAAACTCTGGTGAGTCAGCGCTGGCTGAGTACAACCCTTTTCCGAAACGCGGCCCGCCCAGCTCTCATCCGTAGCGTGCTCAAACAGGCCTATCCGAGTGGTAGCAATGTGGATGATGAGTTGGTGTCTCTTCTACTGAGACCCAGCCAACGGCATGGAGCTTCAGAAGCCTTCCGCGGGTTTATCAACTTATTCAATGATCACTTAGCACCGGACTTACTCAAAAATCTGTCGATTCCGGTCCATATGATTTGGGGCGAAGCTGACCCATGGGAACCAGTTAAAGAAGCCAAAGAATGGAAGGAAAAATATGAATGTATTCAATCACTTTTGGTGATTCCCCATGCAGGACATTGCCCCCATGACGAATCGCCAAAACCAGTGAACAAACAATTGCTGCTAATAGTCAATCAGCAGGCAACGTAG
- a CDS encoding RpoD/SigA family RNA polymerase sigma factor codes for MAPAAAVASRPASASTGRASGAEVDLVRSYLRDIGRVPLLSHQQEITLGRQVQELMDLEALEAELKDQRGGEEVAREEVAKAAGVSAAQLKRKLQAGRRAKERMVAANLRLVVSVAKKYTKRNMELLDLIQEGTIGLVRGVEKFDPTRGYKFSTYAYWWIRQGITRAIAEKSRTIRLPIHITEMLNKLKKGQRELSQELGRTPSVTELASFVELPEEEVKDLMCRARQPVSLEMKVGDGDDTELLELLAGDGELPSDQVEGECLKGDLRDLLSQLPELQGKVLRMRYGMDGEEPMSLTGIGRIIGISRDRVRNLERDGLAGLRRLSPQVEAYVAC; via the coding sequence ATGGCTCCTGCTGCTGCTGTTGCTTCCCGCCCCGCATCTGCCTCCACTGGTCGCGCCTCCGGCGCTGAAGTCGACTTAGTTCGTTCGTATTTACGAGACATCGGCCGAGTGCCGTTGTTGAGCCATCAGCAGGAGATCACCCTGGGCCGTCAGGTGCAGGAGCTGATGGATTTAGAGGCGTTAGAAGCGGAACTGAAGGATCAGCGTGGTGGTGAGGAGGTCGCGAGAGAAGAGGTAGCCAAAGCTGCTGGTGTGAGTGCGGCGCAACTGAAGCGAAAACTGCAGGCTGGCCGTCGCGCCAAGGAGCGGATGGTGGCCGCCAATTTGAGGTTGGTGGTGAGCGTCGCGAAGAAATACACCAAGCGGAATATGGAACTGCTGGATTTAATCCAGGAGGGAACGATTGGTTTGGTGCGTGGAGTGGAGAAGTTTGATCCCACCCGGGGCTACAAGTTCAGTACCTATGCGTACTGGTGGATTCGTCAGGGCATCACCCGCGCGATTGCGGAGAAGAGCCGAACCATTCGCTTGCCGATCCACATCACCGAAATGTTGAACAAGCTGAAGAAAGGCCAACGGGAGTTGAGCCAAGAGCTCGGCCGCACCCCATCGGTGACGGAACTGGCGTCATTTGTGGAACTTCCAGAGGAGGAAGTGAAGGATCTGATGTGCCGTGCCCGCCAGCCTGTGAGTTTGGAGATGAAGGTGGGCGATGGCGACGACACCGAACTGCTGGAACTTCTGGCGGGTGATGGTGAACTGCCGTCAGATCAGGTGGAAGGTGAATGCTTGAAGGGAGACCTGCGGGATCTATTGAGCCAGCTGCCTGAATTGCAGGGAAAAGTGTTGCGAATGCGCTATGGAATGGATGGAGAAGAGCCGATGAGCCTCACGGGTATTGGCCGCATCATCGGCATTAGCCGTGACCGCGTGCGCAACCTAGAGCGTGATGGTTTAGCTGGATTGCGTCGCCTTAGCCCTCAAGTTGAGGCCTACGTTGCCTGCTGA